The following is a genomic window from Syntrophaceae bacterium.
CTTTTTCGAGTCCTCGAGACTGATGTTCTGGGACACGGTGACGAGATTGTCCTTCGTCATGACGCTGGAGACGGGCTGATCGAGGTTGGTCTCGAAGCGCAGGTCGCGGTTGGTCAAAATCCCCACGAGGCGGCGTCCCTCGACGACGGGGACCCCGGAGATCTTGTAGCGGCTCATGAGTTCGAGGGCGTCCTTCACCTTCTGCTCGGGCCCGATCGTGATGGGGTCCACGATCATGCCGCTCTCGGACTTCTTGACCTTGTCGACCTCGAGCGCCTGCCGCTCGATGCTCATGTTGCGGTGGATGATGCCGATGCCGCCCTCGCGGGCCATGCAGATGGCGGTCTGGGACTCCGTCACGGTGTCCATGGCGGCGCTGACGATGGGGATGTTCATCACGATCGTGTTCGTGAGGTTCGTCCTCGTGTCCACGTCCTTGGGCAGGATCGTGGACTCCGCCGGGATGAGCAGCAGGTCGTCGAAGGTCAGGGCCACGTTGATGTCTGTTTCCAGCATGAAATCCTCCAATCGGTTCGTCGCTCCGCGCGGGACACCGGGTGCGCCCCGCGCCTCTCAGGCGCCGTCGCGCTGCTGAATGTAGTACCGCTTGCCGTTCAGGGGAAGATAGTAGGCGTCCCGGGACTCGTCGTACTCGAACGCATCGGCGATCTGGTAGTAGCTCGACCGCAGGAATCGGGCCGGGTGGCCTTCGGGCTTGACCGAGCAGTACAGGACGTTGTCCCGGCTGATGGAGAGCGTCGAGCAGTCGATCTCTTCCAGCGTCTCGTCGCTGAGCAGGACGACAATGCGCTCGTTGCCCTCCTCTGGCTTCCCGAGCCGGTAGACGGCCTTCACGACGTAGGCCGTGTCCTCCACCTCGAGGGATGCGATGTCGTTTTCGAGCTCGATGTAGTAGCGTCCTTCGTCGTCCCGCTTGAGATTCTCGTAGAAGAGCTTCACGATGTCCTTGCGGAACATCTCGCTGCCCTTGTAGTGCCAGCCGCCCTCCTTGTCGATCCGGATGTGGCTCGGGGGAAGATCTTCTGCCCTGATTTTCATCGATTCCCGTCCCTCATCGCCGGCTGTCCAGCAGAATCGTCACGGGCCCGTCGTTGACGAGCCCGACCTTCATCATGGCCTGGAACTGCCCCGCGGCGACGTGGCGGATCTTCTCCCGGGCCCTGGACAGCATGTACCGGTACAGCCCGTCGGCCTTCACGGGGTCCGCGGCATCCGTGAAAGAGGGCCTCCGCCCCTTGCGGCAGTCCGCCAGCAGGGTGAACTGCGACACGACGAGGAGCTCGCCCGCCGTGTCTGCCAGGGAACGATTCATCTTCCCCTCGCCGTCCTCGAAGATGCGCAGGTGGATGATCTTGTCGAGGAGAAAATCGGCATCCTTTTCGTCGTCGTCCTTTTCGACGCCGAGCAGGACGAGGAGCCCCGCGCCGATGCGGGCGATCTCCGCCCCGCCGACGCTCACCGAGGCGCTGTCGACTCTCTGGATGACGGCTTTCATAAGGCCGCACGGCGGAAGGCTTCGGCCGTCCGGTACCCCCCTGTCGGTCGTTGCCGCATGTTAGCAATTATCCCTCACCCCTTCAAGCCTTTTCTGGAAAAACCTTCCGGGCTTGCCCGCCCGCCCCGGCGCTGCTATACTCCGGCCGCGGCGCCGCCGGTCGCGATCGGGGGACACGGGCGACCGACCGCACCGGGAGTGACACGACGGGATGGGGAAACCGTACGTTCTGCTCGTGAACCCGTGGATTCACGATTTTGCCGCCTACGATTTCTGGGTGAGGCCGCTGGGTCTCTACATCCTGGCTGCGCTGCTGCGCGGGGCGGGATGCACCGTCCGGCTGATCGACTGTCTCGACCCTGACTCCGACGGTCTGCGGAAGGCCCCGCGGCGCGGCGCCTGGGGTGAAGGGAAATTCTGCAGCGAGAGGATCCCCGTGCCTGAGGCCCTGGAGTGCATGGGGAGGCCCTTCCGGCGCTACGGGATGAGGCCGGAGCGGTTCCGCAGGCTTCTCGCGTCCGGCGGCAGGCCCGATGCCGTCCTCGTCGGCTCTATGATGACCTACTGGTACCCCGGTGTGATCGAGGCGATCCGGGAGGTCCGCGCCGCCTGGCCGGGGGTGCCGGTGATCCTCGGCGGGACCTACGCGACCCTGTGCGGGGCGCACGCCCGCGCCCATTCGGGGGCCGATTTCGTCCTGTCCGGCCCCGGGGAGTCGACCCTGCCCGGCGCCCTGGGCGAGCTCACGGCTTTCCCCGTCGCCTTCGACGTCGACGCCGGGGATCTTGACAGCTACCCCTACCCCGCCTTCGATCTCTCGGAACGACTCGATTCGGTGCCCCTCCTGACGTCCCGGGGATGCCCGTTTCGATGCACCTACTGCGCCTCGACGCTGCTCGGGGGCCCCTTCCGCGCGAGGGACCCCGTCCGGATCGTCGACGAGATTGAGCACTGGCACCGTCGCCGCGGCGTCGTCGATTTTGCCTTCTATGACGACGCCCTGCTCGTCGATGCGCCCCGGAGAGCCATCCCCATGCTCGAGGAGCTCCTGAGGCGGGGGCTCGCGTGCCGGTTCCACTGTCCCAACGGTCTGCACGCGCGGGAGATCTCGCCGCGGCTGGCCGCGCTCATGTTCCGTGCCGGCTTCCGCACGATCCGCCTGGGCTTCGAGACGGCCTCGGCCGAGCGACAGGAAGCGACCGGGGGAAAGGTGACGTCCGAGCACCTGCGGCAGGCCGTCGCGTACCTGCGAGAGGCGGGCTACCGTTGCGGCGACATCGGCGTCTACCTGCTCTGCGGCCTTCCGGGGCAGGATGCCCGGGAAGTGGCCTGCGGCATCGATCTGGTCAGGGCCGCCGGGGCCCGCCCCATCCTGGCCGAGTATTCGCCGATCCCCGGCACGGCCCTCTGGGGCGAAGCCCTGCGGCATGCCCGCTACGATATCGCCGGCGAGCCCCTCTTTCAGAACAATTCCCTGCTGCCCTGCCTCAGCCCGGCATTCGGACCCGGGGACTTCCAGGCGCTGAAAAACCGCGCGAGGCAGGCCGTCTCGGATGCCGAATCCCCCTGAAAGAGATTGAATTTTCCGTCACGATCCGTCATAATGCCGGCACTGCGGACCCGGATCCGGCGGGGCCGCGCGGAGAACCCGGTCACCCGGCGCGAAGGTTCATGACGTTGATCCTCTGGCTCAGGGAAATCCTCATCGGTGTGCTTTCTGCCTTTTTTCTCGTCTGGGGCATCTCCCTTTTGCTTTCCGCCTATGCCCTGCAGAACCCCGCGGAATTCGTCGTGGTCTTCTTCGCCGCCAATTTCATCGTCCTGATCAGCGGCACCGGCGTTCTCTACGCGCTCTTCCGCTTTCGGAAACTATGGAAGGAGAACCTCCGCCCGTCATGATTCCATTCGGAAAACGTCCGGCGCCCGTCGCCGGCGGCCCGTTTCGGGCCCTGCTCGCGGTGGCGGCCCTCGTCGTCCTCGTGCCCGCCGCATCTGCGGCCTACAACCTGGAAGACCGCGTCCAGCGGGTGACGCTCGAAAACGGCCTGAGGATCCTCCTCGTGGAGCGGCACACGAGCCCCACCGTCTCCCTGTACATCCGACACCTCGTGGGGGCCGCCGACGAGGCGGACGGGCAGACCGGGGCGGCCCATCTCCTCGAGCACATGCTGTTCAAGGGGACCCGCACGATCGGCTCGAAGAACTTCAAGGAGGAGGAGCGGGTGCTGAAGCGGATCCGCGAGACGGGCACGGCGCTCGATCTCGAGCGGATGAAGGGGACCCGTGCCGACGGGGCGGAGATCAAGCGCCTCGAGCAGCAGCTCAAGGCGCTGCAGAGCGAGGCCAAGGAGTGGATCGTGGAAAACGAGATCGACCGGCTCTACACCGAAAGCGGCGCCGTCGGCCTCAACGCGTCGACGGGCCAGGACGTGACGACCTACAAGGTCAGCCTGCCTTCGAACCGCATCGAGCTGTGGGCCCGCATCGAGGCCGACCGGATGACAAACCCCGTCCTGCGGGAGTTCTACACGGAGCGCGACGTCGTCATGGAAGAGCGCCGGCAGACCTACGAGTCCGTCCCCGCGCGGAAGCTCTCGGAGCTCTTCTTCGCCACGGCCTTCACGGCGAACCCCTACCGCCGCCCCATCATCGGCTGGCCCTCGGACATCTCCTTCCTGTCCCCCGACTATCTCGAGTCCTTCTTCAGGCAGCACCACGCGCCGGGCAACACGGTGATCGCCATCGTGGGGGACATCGACGCGGCCAAGACCGTGGACATGGTGAAGAAATATTTCGGGGCCATCCCGGCCCATCCCCCGATGGTGCGCCGCGTGACGGAAGAGCCCCCCCAGAGGGGCCAAAAACGGGTCACTCTCGTTGCGGACGCGAACCCGCACCTCATCATCGGCTGGCACAAGCCCACCCTGCCGGCCTTCGAGGACTACGTCTTCGACGTCATCGAGGCCCTGCTGTCGAAGGGGCGCACCTCCCGGTTTCACCGCTCCATCGTGCAGGGAAAACAGCTTGCCGAGGACGTGAGCGCAGCCAACGGCATGCCCGGTGCACGATACCCCAACCTCTTCATGATCTCCGGGACCCCGCGCCACCCCCACGGGCCCGATGATCTGGAGAAGGCCATTTACGCGGAGCTGGAGAGGCTCAAGAACGAGCCGGTGAAAAAGCAGGAACTGGACAAGATCGTCAATCAGCTACGGGCGGAGTTCATCCGCGAGCTCAGCTCGAACTCGGGCCTCGCGAGCCGGCTTTCCTACTATGAGATCATCACGGGCGACTACCGGTACATGACCCGCTACATCGAGATGATCGAGAAGGTCACCCCCAAGGACATCATGGAGGCGGCGAAGAAATACCTGACCGAGGAAAACCGGACCGTGGCCGTTCTCCAAAGGGAGGTAAAACCGTGAGGAACGCACTCGCCCTCGGCCTCGTTCTGCTCCTCATGGCCGCCGGGCCTTGCCCCGTCGGGGCGAAGGAAGAGCAGCCGGCGCCCGCATGGCCCGACCCGGACCGTCTGACGTACGGGGAAATCCGGTTCTCGCCGCCGAAGCCCGAACGGGTCGTCCTCGAGAACGGCCTCACCGTCTACACCCTGGAAGACCGCGAGCTGCCGCTCGTCCAGGTCTCGTTCATCGTCGGCGCAGGGTCGGTCCTCGAGCCGGACGGCAAGGCCGGCCTGGCGGAACTGACGGGCGACGCCATGCGGACGGGCGGCGCGGGAGAACTGAGCGGCGACGAGGTGGATGAGCAGCTGGAATACCTGGCGGCGCCGGTATCCGTCAACATCGGCATGGAATACGGGACGGGCAGTCTCTCGGTTCTGAAGAGGGACCTGGACAAGGCCTTCCGGATCTTCGCCGATATTCTCCGCAGGCCCGCTTTCGAGGAGGAGAAAGTCGAGCACGTCAAGAATCTCAAGATCGAGGAGCTTCGCCGCGTGTTCGACGCGCCGCAGCGGTTGGCGTTCCGGGAGTTCCGGCGTGCGCTCTACGCCGGGAACCCCCGTGGCCGGCTGGCGGAGATCAAGACGGTCGAAGCCGTCACGCGGGACGACCTCGTCGCGTTCCACGGGGCCCATTTCTTCCCCCGCAACCTGCGGATCGCAATCACGGGGGATCTCTCGAAGGAAGAGGCCCTTGCATTGGTCGAGCGGCATTTCGGCGACTGGGACGCGGAAGGGGATTTCAGCACCCCGCCCCTTCCGAAACCGCAGGAGCGGGGGCCCCTGCATCACTTCCCAAGGAAGGGGCTTCAGTCCACGGTGATCATCGGCACGATCGGGCCGGGCAAGGAAAGCCCCGATTTTCACGCCTTCACGGTCCTGGACCACATCCTGGGCAGCGGCGGGTTCCGCTCCCGGATCTTTCAGGAGGTGCGGAGCAACCGGGGCCTGGCCTACAGCGCGGGCAGCTTCTACGAGGGGCGGCAGGGCTACGGGACGTTCGGGGCCTACGCCATGACGAAGACGGAGTCCACGGGCCAGGTCCTGTCCGTCCTGCAGGACATCCTGAATGACGTGCGGGAGTCGCGGCTGCCGGCCCAGGATGTCCACCAGGCCAAACGGGCCATCGTCAACAGCTACATCTTCTCCTTCACGTCGTCTCACATGATCGCCTTTCAGCACATGGCCCTCGAGTTCCAGGGGCTTCCCGTGAAATTCCTGGCCGAGTACCCGGCGAAGATCGACGCGGTCACCCGGGAGGATGTGTTACGGGTGGCGGAGAAGTACCTGGACCCGGACCGCCGCACGGTCTTCGTTCTCGGCGACGAGACGAAATTCGACAAGCCGCTTCGGGCCTTCGGGACCGTGAAGCGTGTGCAGTGAAGGGACGCCATGATCGACAGGAGCACGTTCGAACGGATCCGCAAGCGCATCGACGGCTACGTGCCCGAGATGATCCGGCTGCAGGCCGCCCTCACGGCGATCCCGGCCCTGGCCCCCGAAAACGGGGGGGACGGGGAGATGAAAAAGGCGGCCTTCCTCATGGGAGAACTCCGGGCGATGGGGTTTGCGGACGTGGAGGGCTGCCACGCGCCCGACGGCCGGGTGTCGGCCGGCGTGCGGCCCAACCTCGTGGCGCGCATCCCGGGCCGGCACGCGGGCCGCACGGTGTGGGTCATGACGCACACGGACATCGTGCCCCCCGGGGAACTGAAGCTCTGGGAGCGGGACCCCTACGAGTGCTGGGTGCGCGACGGGAGAGTCTACGGGCGCGGCACCGAGGACAACCAGCAGGATCTCGTGGCGTCCCTCTTTGCGGCCAAGGCCTTTCTCGACGAGGGGATCCTCCCCGAATCGACGATCGGGCTCCTTCTGGCCGCCGACGAGGAGACCGGCAGCGGCTACGGCCTCGGTTACGTCCTCGAGACCCGGCGAGACTGGTTCCGCAAGACCGATCTCATCGTCGTGCCCGATGCGGGCAACGAGGAGGGGTCCATGATCGAGGTGGCGGAGAAGAGCGTCCTGTGGCTGCGGGTCCGGGTTTCGGGCAGGCAGTGCCATGCCAGCCGGCCCGCGCTGGGGATAAACGCCTTCAGGGCCGCATCGCATCTCGTGGTCCGGCTCGACGGCCTTGCCGGGATCTACGGGAACCGGGACCCCCTTTACGACCCGCCGGAAAGCACCTTCGAACCGACGAAAAAGGAGGCCAACGTCCCCAACGTGAACACGATCCCCGGCGAGGACGTCTTCTACCTGGACTGCCGGATCCTCCCCGTGTATCCCGTCGACGACGTGCTGGCGACGATCCGCGGCATGGCGGATGAGGCGGAGAGGCAATTCGGCGTGACGATCGCACTCGAGCCGGTGCAGAAGTCCGACGCACCGCCGCCCACGGCGCACGACGCGCCGGTGGTCCGGGCCCTGGAGGAGGCCGTCCGGGATGTCTACGGCGTGACGGCGACGCCCAGGGGGGTCGGGGGCGGGACGGTGGCCGCCGTCTTTCGAAAACACGGATACCCGGCAGCCGTCTGGTCGCGATACTGCCACATGGCCCACCAGCCCAACGAGTACTGCCTGATCGAGAACATGGTGGGCAACGCGAAGGTCTATGCGCACCTGTTCCTGCAGAAGTGAGCGAGAGTATAAATTCTGATCACGGGATCGTATCAGGATGCAGGTGTGGTTCCCGGTCGCCCGATTGGGATTCTGGAGAGCGAAGTTGGACGCGTTTTCGGTAACCGCTCTTCGTGAAGCGGAACGTCGGCAGCGCAGACTGTATGAGCCCGCGGGGCGAGTTTTTGCGCCTGCAGTGCAGCGAGCGTCAGAGCGGTCCAAAACCGCCCATTCTCGGAAAGAATTCCGAGTGGCTGAGTCGGGGCACATCGATTCGGGATTACACGCTTGAAGAACGAAACCACCAAGCAGCTCACGTTTCCCGACACCAACGCCCTGAAGACCCTGCTCGGGGGCGAGGACCGGAACCTGCGGCTCGTTGAGAAACTGGAGCCGGTCCGCATCTCGGCCCGGGGGGACCGGATCACCCTCGTCGGCGAGGCCCACGCCGTCGAACTCGTGGAGAACCTCCTCGGGCAGCTCTATCAGCTGATCCGGAAGGGGTTTCCCGTCTACTCCACCGACGTGGGCTTCGCGCACCGGATCCTTTCCGAGAACCGCTCCGTCCGCCTCGAGGAGATCTTCCTCGACAAGGTCTATATCTCCTCGAAGAAGAGGGTCATCACGCCCAAGAGCATCGCCCAGAAGCACTACATCGACGCCATCCGCAGCCACGACATGGTCTTCGGCATCGGGCCGGCGGGAACGGGAAAGACCTACCTGGCCATGGCCATGGCCGTCTCGTACCTCACGGAACGCCGCGTCAACCGGATCGTCCTCACCCGCCCGGCCGTGGAGGCCGGGGAGAAGCTGGGGTTCCTGCCCGGTGACCTGGTGGAGAAGGTGAACCCCTACCTGCGGCCCGTCTACGATGCCCTCTACGACATGATGGAATTCGACAAGGCGCAGGCCCTGATCGAAAAGGGCGTCATCGAGGTGGCGCCGCTGGCCTTCATGCGCGGCAGGACGCTCAACGATTCCTTCATCATTCTCGACGAGGCGCAGAACACGACGTCGGAGCAGATGAAGATGTTCGTCACCCGGCTCGGTTGGGGATCCCGCGCCGTCATCACGGGGGACGTGACGCAGATCGACCTCCCCGCCGGCAGGATGTCCGGTCTCGTGGAGGTGGAGCAGATCCTGAGCGGCACGGAGGGGATCCGATTCGTCTACTTTTCGGAGATCGACGTCGTGCGGCATCCGCTGGTCTCGGAGATCATCAAGGCCTACAACCACCTCACGCGGAGCAGAAGCGGCGCGAGGCAGGAATGAGGCGGGTGACGGGGTCGTCTGTGGAGGCGTGAGAATCCATGCAAGCCCGATCGAAAACGAAGGCGTCAACGGTTCGGATCTCGAGCCGGCAGCGGCTCGAGAAGATCGACCGTGCGGGCCTGCGCCGGGATTGCCGGAAGGTCCTGGCGCTGCTGGGGCTTGCAGGCCGGGAGTTGAGCCTCCTGCTTCTCGACGACGGGGGGATCCGGGCTCTCAACAGGGACTGGCTCGGTCGGGACCGGCCGACCAACGTCATCGCCTTTTCCCAGACCGAGGGCGATTTTGGAGGTCTCAACCCGGGGCTGCTGGGCGACGTGGCGGTCTCGGTGGAGGCCGCCCGGCGCGAGGCGCGGGCTGCGGGGATTCCCTTCGAGGACGCCCTGCTCCGTCTCGTGGTGCACGGGGTGCTGCACCTGGCCGGCTATGAACACGAAGGGCCCGGGAACGAAGCCCGGGCCCGTGTCATGGGCGCCGTGCAGGAGACGGTGTTTTTCGAGCTCCGCGGCTACCGGCTGGAGTGCAAACTCTAGGGGACGTTCTCAGCCCCCGGCGTTCGTGCTGCGGACCTTGATCACCTGGCCGCTCTTGAGCTGCGTGGTCTGCAGGTTGTTCATCTTCTGGATCTCCGCCGGCGTCGTGCCGTAGCGCCTGGCGATCTGGGTCAGCGTCTCCCCCTTCTTGACGGTGTGCCGTACCAGGGCCTGCTCGGCGGCGGGCTTTCCGGGCTTGCCCTTCTTTGCCGATGCGACCGCCGTGCCCCTCTCTTTCGTCCTGACAGGGACCTTCAGGACCTTCCCCGCCGTGATCTGGCTCTCGCTCTTCATCCCGTTGGCGGCCAGGAGCGACTTGGATGATACGCCGAACTTCTTCGAGATGGAGGCCGCCGTGTCGCCGGGTCTCACCTTGTACTTGACGATCTTCGTCCTGCGGTCCCGCTCCGGCGGCGCGGGCGGCTTCGACTCCCGGATCTGGTCCGCCACGAGCGCATACTGCTGTCCCATGCCCTGGGGGATCTTCAGATCGTAGGGCCGGTCCGGGGTGATCTGGTGTCGGAGCTCGGGGTTGAGAAGGACGAGCGTCTCTGCCGGGATGCCCAAATGGGAGGCGATGTCGGAGAGCTTCATCGTCCGGCTCGTCCTCACTGTTTCGAAGGCGATGGGCTTGGCGTAGGGCTCGGGGAGCTCCATGCCGAATTTTTTCGGGTTCTGGACGATGTGCAGCGTCGCGAGGAATCTCGGCACGTACCGGGCCGTCTCGTTGGGCAGCTGCCGGTAGAGGTCCCAGAAATGATCGAGGTAGTTGATCTGCTGCTGCGAGATGACCTTGAGAACGCGGCCTTCCCCGCAATTATAGGCTGCCAGGGCCGTGAGCCAGTCGCCGAAGAGTCCGTGCAGGTCCGAGAGATACGCGATGGCGGCCTGGGTGGACTTCTCGACGTTCATGCGCTCGTCGATGTAGAGGTCCCGGTTGAGCCCGTATTTGTAGCCCGTCGAGGGGATGAACTGCCAGGGCCCCAGCGCCCGGGCCCGCGAGAGTGCATGGACCTGGAATCCGCTCTCGACGAGGGGGAGCCAGGCCAGCTCCTCCGGCATCCCCGCCTGCCTGAACTGCTGCTTCATGAAGGGCAGGTAGTAGCCCGCCCTCTCGTAGGAGCGCTCGAAGAAATTCCGCTCGACCGTCTGGAAACTCCGGATCTCGCGTTCGACGTCGGCGTTCATGATGAGCGGGATCGCGCTCTGCCTGCCGACCGTCGTGACGCGCTTGCCCGTGTAGATGTCGAGGATCCTCCGTGCGATCAGGAGCCGCATGTCGTCTTTCTGGCGGTTGACGACGGTGCTGTCCTCTTCGTCGGAAAGCAGGATCCCATAGGCCCTGTCGAGGGCCTTGAGGGCGTTGTCGACATCCCCCTTGTCGCGGTAGGCCTGCGCAAGACGCAGGAGTTCGACGATCTCATCGACCTCTTCATCGATCTGCGAGTTTGCGCCGTCGAGCCCGTTGCCGCCGTTGAGCCGGACGGCCTGTCCGTTCGCGGGCGTTGCGGGGCGTGCCCCGGGCTCAAGAGCCCCGGCGGGCTTGCTGGCGGGATCGACGCCGGAAAACCCCGGGCCGAGCCCCTGGGGCTTCGTCTCCGCACTGCGCTGGGCTGCCGTGGAGGAACCGTTGGCCCCAAGGCCTTTTGCGGCTTTTCCTGCCGCGGCGATCTTGCCCTGGGGGTCGGTCTGGATCTGCGCCGTCGTCGAGCAGGCGCACAGGAAGAGGAGAATGAGGAGGCCGCAGCCCCACTTCAAAACCGGCATGTGCTTGGTCCTTTCACGGATGTTGAAGCCAGGTCGTAGCCCTTCCGGCTTCTAACAGACGCGGCTGCGGCTGTCAACGGGGAATTCCCCCGGAGACCCGGCAGGAGGTTCCCATGCAATTTCCGGTTCACCTGTCGGGGGACCGGGTCTGTTCGGCGCTGAGCAGGTAGGCCTCGATGAAATCGTCGAGATCCCCGTCGAGCACCCTCTGGACGTTGCCCACCTCGAGATTCGTGCGGTGGTCCTTGATCAGCTTGTAGGGGTGCAGGACATAGGACCGGATCTGGCTTCCCCAGGCGATGTCCTTTTTCGCCTTGTGCAACTCCTCCAGCTTCGCGCTCTGTTCCTGGAGCTTGATCTCGTAGAGGCGGGAACGGAGCACCTTCATGGCCATGGCCTTGTTCTTGTGCTGCGACCGCTCGTTCTGGCACTGCACGACGATCCCCGTGGGCAGGTGGGTGATCCGGACGGCGGAGTCGGTCTTGTTGACGTGCTGCCCCCCCTTGCCAGACGAGCGGTAGGTGTCGATCTTCAGGTCCTTTTCGTCGATGTCGACGACGATCTCGTCGCCCACCTCGGGGTAGACGAAGACCGATGCGAAAGACGTGTGGCGCCTCGCGGCGGCGTCGAAGGGCGAGATCCGGACGAGCCGGTGAATCCCTGATTCGGCCTTGGCGAAGCCGAAGGCATATTCGCCCTCCACCTCCACCGTGGCGCTCTTGAGCCCCGCCTCCTCGCCGGGCTGGAAGTCGAGGATCTGGGTCTTGAAACCGCGCTTCTCCGCCCACCGGAGGTACATGCGCAGAAGCATCTCCGCCCAGTCCTGCGCCTCCGTGCCGCCGGCGCCGGCATGGATCGTCAGGATGGCGTTGAGCCGGTCCTCATCCCTCCCGAGCATGCGGCGGATTTCCGCCGCCCGCACGTCCTCGGCGAGGCGCTGCAGGCCGCTCTTGACCTCTTCGAAGGTCTTGTCATCCCGGGCCTCGGCCGCCAGCTCGAACAGCACGTTTAGATCCTGCAGCTCCCGGTCGATCTTCGACCAGGACGCGACGGCGGATTCGATCCGGGTTTTTTCGCGCAGGACGTCCTTTGCCTTCTCCGGGTCGTCCCACAGGTCCGCCTTGGCGGTCTCCTTCTCGAGTTCCCCGAGGCGCCGGGTCAGCCCCTCGATGTCAAAGACAACCTCGGAGGGTTTCCGCCCGTTTTTTCAAATCCGACATCATTTCCTGGATTTCTTCCACCATCTCCTGTTTCCTCCCGGTCTGTAGAATAGCACAAGCAGGGCGATCAGGCACAGAAGGACGAACCAGTCCCCGTGCGCCGTGTACAATGTCCCGATCCGATGGATCTTCACGGGGGCGACCAGGGTCGTCCTCTCGAAGATCCCGGTTTGGGCCGTGATCCGGCCCGTCGCGTCGATCACGGCGCTCACCCCCGTGTTGGCCGCCCTCGCCAGGTAGAGCCGGTTTTCCACGGCCCTGAACACCGACATCGACAGGTGCTGGAACGGTGCAGAGGTCATGCCAAACCAGGCGTCGTTCGTGATGTTGACGAGCAGCGATGCCCCGCTGCGGCCGTAGGCCCGCCCGATGTAGGGGAAAATCCCCTCATAGCAGATCAGGAAGCCGACCCGCGCCTCGCCGGCTTCGACGGGCTCGAATCCCTCGCCGGCCAGGAAGTCGCCCACGCCGACGGCGAGCTTCTCGATGAAGGGGAAGAGCGGCCTGAGGGGCACATACTCCCCGTACGGCACGAGGTGAACCTTGTCGTACGTGCCCGCAATCGTCCCTTCGGGCGTGAGCACGACGGCGCTGTTCCGGAAGCGGAGCGCCCCCTCGTGGCGCGTGTAGCTCGGCGTGCCGAAGAGCAGCCATGCGCCGGTGGTCCGGGCCACGGCGACGACGGCGTCGTGCAGCTCGTCGCGGTTCTGGAACATGAAGGGCGTGGCCGTCTCGGGCCAGATGATGAGCCGGGCCCCCCTTTCCGCGGCCTCGAGGGACAGATCCCTATAGATCCGGAGGGTTTCCTTCTGAAACGCCGGGTCCCACTTGATGCTCTGGTCG
Proteins encoded in this region:
- a CDS encoding DUF1285 domain-containing protein, with the translated sequence MKIRAEDLPPSHIRIDKEGGWHYKGSEMFRKDIVKLFYENLKRDDEGRYYIELENDIASLEVEDTAYVVKAVYRLGKPEEGNERIVVLLSDETLEEIDCSTLSISRDNVLYCSVKPEGHPARFLRSSYYQIADAFEYDESRDAYYLPLNGKRYYIQQRDGA
- a CDS encoding D-tyrosyl-tRNA(Tyr) deacylase, whose protein sequence is MKAVIQRVDSASVSVGGAEIARIGAGLLVLLGVEKDDDEKDADFLLDKIIHLRIFEDGEGKMNRSLADTAGELLVVSQFTLLADCRKGRRPSFTDAADPVKADGLYRYMLSRAREKIRHVAAGQFQAMMKVGLVNDGPVTILLDSRR
- a CDS encoding B12-binding domain-containing radical SAM protein — encoded protein: MGKPYVLLVNPWIHDFAAYDFWVRPLGLYILAALLRGAGCTVRLIDCLDPDSDGLRKAPRRGAWGEGKFCSERIPVPEALECMGRPFRRYGMRPERFRRLLASGGRPDAVLVGSMMTYWYPGVIEAIREVRAAWPGVPVILGGTYATLCGAHARAHSGADFVLSGPGESTLPGALGELTAFPVAFDVDAGDLDSYPYPAFDLSERLDSVPLLTSRGCPFRCTYCASTLLGGPFRARDPVRIVDEIEHWHRRRGVVDFAFYDDALLVDAPRRAIPMLEELLRRGLACRFHCPNGLHAREISPRLAALMFRAGFRTIRLGFETASAERQEATGGKVTSEHLRQAVAYLREAGYRCGDIGVYLLCGLPGQDAREVACGIDLVRAAGARPILAEYSPIPGTALWGEALRHARYDIAGEPLFQNNSLLPCLSPAFGPGDFQALKNRARQAVSDAESP
- a CDS encoding insulinase family protein; this translates as MIPFGKRPAPVAGGPFRALLAVAALVVLVPAASAAYNLEDRVQRVTLENGLRILLVERHTSPTVSLYIRHLVGAADEADGQTGAAHLLEHMLFKGTRTIGSKNFKEEERVLKRIRETGTALDLERMKGTRADGAEIKRLEQQLKALQSEAKEWIVENEIDRLYTESGAVGLNASTGQDVTTYKVSLPSNRIELWARIEADRMTNPVLREFYTERDVVMEERRQTYESVPARKLSELFFATAFTANPYRRPIIGWPSDISFLSPDYLESFFRQHHAPGNTVIAIVGDIDAAKTVDMVKKYFGAIPAHPPMVRRVTEEPPQRGQKRVTLVADANPHLIIGWHKPTLPAFEDYVFDVIEALLSKGRTSRFHRSIVQGKQLAEDVSAANGMPGARYPNLFMISGTPRHPHGPDDLEKAIYAELERLKNEPVKKQELDKIVNQLRAEFIRELSSNSGLASRLSYYEIITGDYRYMTRYIEMIEKVTPKDIMEAAKKYLTEENRTVAVLQREVKP
- a CDS encoding insulinase family protein, translating into MRNALALGLVLLLMAAGPCPVGAKEEQPAPAWPDPDRLTYGEIRFSPPKPERVVLENGLTVYTLEDRELPLVQVSFIVGAGSVLEPDGKAGLAELTGDAMRTGGAGELSGDEVDEQLEYLAAPVSVNIGMEYGTGSLSVLKRDLDKAFRIFADILRRPAFEEEKVEHVKNLKIEELRRVFDAPQRLAFREFRRALYAGNPRGRLAEIKTVEAVTRDDLVAFHGAHFFPRNLRIAITGDLSKEEALALVERHFGDWDAEGDFSTPPLPKPQERGPLHHFPRKGLQSTVIIGTIGPGKESPDFHAFTVLDHILGSGGFRSRIFQEVRSNRGLAYSAGSFYEGRQGYGTFGAYAMTKTESTGQVLSVLQDILNDVRESRLPAQDVHQAKRAIVNSYIFSFTSSHMIAFQHMALEFQGLPVKFLAEYPAKIDAVTREDVLRVAEKYLDPDRRTVFVLGDETKFDKPLRAFGTVKRVQ
- a CDS encoding M20 family metallo-hydrolase → MIDRSTFERIRKRIDGYVPEMIRLQAALTAIPALAPENGGDGEMKKAAFLMGELRAMGFADVEGCHAPDGRVSAGVRPNLVARIPGRHAGRTVWVMTHTDIVPPGELKLWERDPYECWVRDGRVYGRGTEDNQQDLVASLFAAKAFLDEGILPESTIGLLLAADEETGSGYGLGYVLETRRDWFRKTDLIVVPDAGNEEGSMIEVAEKSVLWLRVRVSGRQCHASRPALGINAFRAASHLVVRLDGLAGIYGNRDPLYDPPESTFEPTKKEANVPNVNTIPGEDVFYLDCRILPVYPVDDVLATIRGMADEAERQFGVTIALEPVQKSDAPPPTAHDAPVVRALEEAVRDVYGVTATPRGVGGGTVAAVFRKHGYPAAVWSRYCHMAHQPNEYCLIENMVGNAKVYAHLFLQK
- a CDS encoding PhoH family protein, whose amino-acid sequence is MTRLKNETTKQLTFPDTNALKTLLGGEDRNLRLVEKLEPVRISARGDRITLVGEAHAVELVENLLGQLYQLIRKGFPVYSTDVGFAHRILSENRSVRLEEIFLDKVYISSKKRVITPKSIAQKHYIDAIRSHDMVFGIGPAGTGKTYLAMAMAVSYLTERRVNRIVLTRPAVEAGEKLGFLPGDLVEKVNPYLRPVYDALYDMMEFDKAQALIEKGVIEVAPLAFMRGRTLNDSFIILDEAQNTTSEQMKMFVTRLGWGSRAVITGDVTQIDLPAGRMSGLVEVEQILSGTEGIRFVYFSEIDVVRHPLVSEIIKAYNHLTRSRSGARQE